In Mobula birostris isolate sMobBir1 chromosome 12, sMobBir1.hap1, whole genome shotgun sequence, one genomic interval encodes:
- the clcc1 gene encoding chloride channel CLIC-like protein 1, whose protein sequence is MPMLWLIFEVMLVVNGLQDDDEWIDPTDMVNYDAASGTMRRPYLNRDEQDDTETHKGTSEIYQDQATCPDCTICERTRDSLQKKLEEINNVQSAEASGISCNPVFKRYLNKLLLEIERLNLPDDENEVHYDAEVYVTKNDVNEIKMFLNGKPWKSGPMDDALSKFLINFKHHDPEVWKWKFENYFGVDLSTVLQLLICILGIIAIVHLAWASLKRPCHFILFCFLISFGWNWVFLYKTAFAKRQANVAKWEFDKPICAGVEKMNWKGSLVEWFRRTWTLQDDPCEEYYNDLLVDPVWEVPPSKALMLTLTTLFTEPLNHIGKPISQFFRDVLKELPWLLQFYVACLIVLSFIAICYFCIHAVFRYGLPRFHPDDHLRPPIAHHSVPYIAQNSVHDTFSQRERCVDYQAGGDARYVPDARKDTKNEQSQSAVTGPDRQNNMNQQGVEDVMNWERTRVSENGSGDNQLRRRVVPGHHFSRHSSENQQPVSGTVLSTKPQPLGENLQNDTKFVMEHNVAHQAGGVVGQSELGVLQSKNTNGLPSSNSNKIRAREKGVQKNGQTLEDPWIADKSVNAFPQHPSDNATDMEPIDKKNLQEKLENEESFVETVGTEDFNNLESGENQRT, encoded by the exons ATGCCCATGCTATGGTTGATATTCGAAGTGATGCTAGTAGTGAATGGGTTACAAGATGACGATGAATGGATTGATCCAACAGACATGGTGAACTATGATGCTGCAAGTGGTACAATGAGAAGACCATATCTG aacagagatgagcaagaTGATACTGAAACTCATAAAGGCACCTCAGAAATTTATCAGGACCAAGCTACCTGTCCAGATTGTACAATTTGTGAGCGAACACGGGATAGTTTACAGAAGAAG TTGGAAGAAATTAACAACGTACAATCAGCTGAAGCATCAGGAATCAGTTGCAATCCTGTTTTTAAAAGATATCTCAATAAACTGCTGCTAGAGATTGAAAGATTAAATTTG CCTGATGATGAAAACGAAGTTCATTATGATGCAGAGGTTTACGTTACAAAGAACGATGTGAATGAGATAAAGATGTTTCTCAATGGTAAACCATGGAAGTCTGGTCCTATGGATGATGCACTTAGTAAATTTCTGATTAATTTTAAGCATCATGATCCTGAAGTTTGGAAATGGAAGTTTGAGAACTATTTTGGAGTGGATCTCTCGACAGTACTTCAA CTCCTGATCTGCATACTTGGTATTATTGCAATTGTTCATCTGGCATGGGCATCTTTGAAACGACCCTGTCATTTCATATTATTCTgctttttgattagttttgggTGGAACTGGGTGTTTTTGTAtaag ACAGCCTTTGCAAAGCGACAAGCTAACGTAGCCAAGTGGGAATTTGATAAACCTATATGTGCAGGGGTTGAGAAAATGAATTGGAAAGGCAGTCTGGTTG AGTGGTTCAGGCGAACATGGACTCTGCAGGATGACCCATGTGAAGAATACTATAACGATCTGTTAGTAGATCCAGTTTGGGAAGTTCCACCAAGCAag GCCCTGATGCTGACTTTAACGACACTGTTCACTGAACCCTTGAATCATATCGGGAAACCCATCAGTCAGTTTTTTCGAGATGTTCTTAAAGAACTTCCATGGCTATTGCAGTTTTACGTGGCCTGCTTGATAGTTCTGTCCTTTATT GCAATTTGCTATTTCTGTATTCATGCAGTTTTTCGATATGGTTTACCTAGATTCCATCCAGATGATCATTTACGGCCTCCAATTGCACACCATAGTGTGCCATATATAGCGCAAAACTCCGTTCATGATACCTTTTCTCAAAGGGAAAGATGTGTGGATTATCAGGCAGGGGGGGATGCTCGATATGTTCCTGATGCCAGAAAAGATACCAAAAACGAACAGTCTCAGTCTGCAGTTACAGGTCCTGATAGACAAAATAATATGAATCAACAGGGTGTTGAAGATGTAATGAATTGGGAGAGAACTAGGGTGTCTGAAAATGGGAGTGGTGACAATCAGCTACGTAGAAGAGTAGTACCAGGCCATCATTTTTCTAGGCACTCTTCTGAAAATCAGCAGCCAGTCAGTGGCACCGTTTTGTCTACTAAACCACAGCCACTTGGAGAAAATCTACAAAATGATACAAAATTTGTCATGGAACATAATGTTGCTCATCAGGCTGGAGGGGTTGTTGGACAGAGTGAACTTGGTGTTTTGCAAAGTAAGAATACAAATGGCCTCCCTTCTAGCAACTCTAATAAGATAAGAGCGAGGGAGAAGGGTGTGCAGAAAAATGGACAAACTCTCGAGGACCCCTGGATAGCTGACAAGTCTGTCAATGCATTTCCACAGCATCCATCAGACAATGCCACAGACATGGAACCTATTGATAAAAAGAATCTCCAAGAAAAACTTGAAAATGAGGAATCCTTCGTAGAAACTGTGGGAACAGAG GATTTCAACAATCTAGAATCTGGAGAGAATCAAAGAACATGA